A single region of the Marmota flaviventris isolate mMarFla1 chromosome 10, mMarFla1.hap1, whole genome shotgun sequence genome encodes:
- the Nmnat1 gene encoding nicotinamide/nicotinic acid mononucleotide adenylyltransferase 1, producing MDKSEKTEVVLLACGSFNPITNMHLRLFELAKDYLNGTGKYRVIKGIISPVGDAYKKKGLIPAHHRIIMAELATKTSNWVEVDTWESLQKEWTETVKVLRHHQEKLEAGNCDHRQNSPVVERSGRKRKYMEQRQDSSQKKSLEPKTKGVPEVKLLCGADLLESFGVPNLWKSEDITRIVADYGLVCVTRDGSDAQKFIYESDVLWKHQSNIHLVNEWINNDISSTKIRRALRRGQSIRYLVPDLVQEYIEKHDLYSSESEDRNVGVVLAPLQRNTAEAKS from the exons ATGGACAAATCAGAGAAAACTGAAGTGGTTCTTCTTGCTTGTGGTTCATTTAATCCAATCACCAACATGCACCTCAGATTATTTGAGCTGGCCAAGGATTACCTGAATGGAACAG GAAAATATAGAGTTATCAAAGGCATAATTTCTCCTGTTGGTGATGCATATAAGAAGAAAGGGCTCATCCCTGCCCACCACCGAATCATCATGGCAGAACTTGCCACCAAGACTTCCAACTGGGTGGAGGTGGACACGTGGGAAAGTCTTCAGAAGGAGTGGACAGAGACTGTTAAGGTGCTGAG ACACCATCAAGAGAAGCTAGAGGCTGGCAACTGTGACCACAGGCAGAACTCACCTGTGGTTGAAAGGTCTGGACGGAAGAGGAAGTACATGGAACAAAGACAGGATTCTAGTCAGAAGAAATCCCTAGAGCCCAAAACAAAAG GTGTGCCAGAGGTGAAGTTGCTGTGTGGGGCAGATTTACTAGAGTCCTTCGGTGTGCCCAATTTGTGGAAGAGTGAGGACATCACCCGAATCGTGGCAGACTATGGGCTGGTATGTGTCACTCGGGATGGAAGTGATGCTCAGAAATTCATCTATGAGTCTGATGTGCTGTGGAAACACCAGAGCAACATTCACCTGGTGAACGAGTGGATCAACAACGACATCTCGTCCACAAAGATCCGGAGAGCCCTCCGAAGGGGCCAGAGCATTCGCTACTTGGTACCAGATCTGGTCCAAGAATACATTGAAAAGCATGATTTGTACAGCTCTGAGAGCGAAGATAGGAATGTTGGGGTTGTCCTGGCTCCTTTGCAGAGAAACACTGCAGAGGCGAAGTCATAG